Proteins found in one Deltaproteobacteria bacterium IMCC39524 genomic segment:
- a CDS encoding AsmA family protein translates to MDTRIVMRQGNSAYTKSIKIALKVFAALATILVIILVAGAVYLSSNLDHFIQSLTTKVEENTGRAFVVNEAALELSLNPEIELKDVSLSNAEWGSHKQMVMAESLVVKLNLLALFFGEILFDQIRFVAPVFHLETNAQGRGNWDFLDVRLPIMSVNHIEVNKGQLSYQDGMNGRKTDLNIDHLNLQKLLESDLQEVEIKAKYLDNSVKINGKTGSLKNWFKNVPFILDININSADAQASVKGEINQPIDFKGLNININIEADTLSSFSWVTDINFPPVGPVALGARLSDQKNGYKLDDFSVDIGDSNVSGPVEIITTKTQPMVSAKLTASGFDTADFKDNVNGDMKQNSEEGSQDQAKQDDPLPTVSSKALPLGALKHLDADISLSAKNSTLFAIPVHNLNLKLLLENGLLKIRPITAEVANGSIRADLVINASSQTAKVTANFLADQVELGELLKALSGKAHLDGGKTDVEIAINGQGSTMKELVSTLSGQVSSVTGKGQINYDLSLAGENLIFNIFKKMNPLKEKQETTNLDCMVARFDIEDGIATIDKGLAYESESLKILGNGTIDLNSEKINILLSSKSTVASFLQVKGSLGKPEVKVNPVTALQKGTSLWAAIMTGGISMAAEIVFDYVTSDGSPCEIAQREINPIE, encoded by the coding sequence ATGGATACCCGCATTGTAATGAGACAGGGAAATTCGGCATATACCAAGTCGATTAAAATAGCACTGAAGGTCTTTGCGGCCCTTGCCACGATCCTTGTCATCATCCTGGTTGCCGGGGCGGTTTATCTGTCGAGCAATCTCGATCATTTCATACAAAGTCTCACCACTAAAGTTGAAGAAAACACCGGCCGAGCTTTCGTGGTTAACGAGGCTGCTTTAGAGCTGTCCTTAAATCCTGAAATCGAGCTCAAGGATGTGTCTCTATCTAATGCAGAGTGGGGCAGCCATAAGCAAATGGTGATGGCCGAAAGCCTTGTGGTTAAGCTCAACCTTCTGGCTTTATTCTTTGGCGAGATATTGTTTGATCAAATACGTTTTGTTGCACCTGTCTTTCACCTCGAGACAAACGCTCAAGGTCGCGGCAACTGGGATTTCCTAGATGTGAGGCTTCCGATCATGAGCGTTAACCATATCGAGGTCAACAAAGGACAGCTCTCTTACCAGGATGGAATGAATGGACGCAAAACAGACCTAAATATTGATCATTTGAACCTACAAAAACTTTTAGAGAGTGACCTTCAAGAAGTTGAAATCAAAGCAAAATACCTGGATAACTCCGTAAAAATTAATGGCAAAACAGGAAGTCTGAAAAACTGGTTTAAAAATGTCCCCTTCATCCTGGATATCAACATTAATTCGGCTGATGCTCAAGCTAGTGTCAAAGGGGAAATCAATCAACCCATTGACTTCAAAGGGCTGAATATCAACATAAATATAGAGGCTGACACCTTGTCGAGCTTCTCTTGGGTGACCGATATAAACTTTCCTCCAGTCGGCCCCGTTGCTTTAGGTGCTCGGCTGTCAGACCAAAAGAATGGCTATAAACTGGATGATTTTTCGGTAGATATTGGCGATTCGAACGTTTCCGGCCCGGTTGAAATCATTACGACGAAAACCCAGCCTATGGTTTCTGCCAAGCTAACTGCCTCGGGCTTCGACACGGCAGACTTTAAAGATAATGTAAATGGTGACATGAAACAGAATTCAGAAGAAGGTTCTCAAGATCAGGCCAAACAGGATGATCCTCTTCCCACCGTTTCCAGCAAGGCTCTACCACTTGGTGCCCTGAAACACCTTGATGCCGACATATCACTCAGCGCAAAGAACAGCACCTTGTTTGCGATTCCAGTACACAACCTGAACCTGAAATTGCTTCTTGAAAACGGCTTACTAAAGATCAGACCCATAACTGCTGAGGTTGCCAATGGGTCGATCAGAGCCGACCTGGTGATCAATGCGTCATCGCAGACAGCAAAGGTTACGGCCAATTTTCTTGCCGACCAGGTTGAATTGGGTGAACTACTCAAGGCACTGTCGGGCAAGGCTCATCTAGATGGTGGTAAAACTGATGTTGAAATAGCGATAAACGGGCAGGGCAGCACCATGAAAGAGTTGGTATCGACTCTGAGTGGGCAAGTGTCTTCTGTGACTGGCAAAGGTCAGATTAACTATGACCTCAGTTTGGCAGGCGAGAACTTAATTTTTAACATTTTTAAAAAGATGAACCCTCTCAAAGAAAAACAGGAAACGACGAACTTGGATTGTATGGTGGCTCGCTTCGACATTGAGGACGGTATAGCCACCATAGACAAGGGGCTGGCATATGAATCGGAATCGTTGAAAATCTTAGGAAATGGGACCATTGATTTGAATTCCGAAAAAATAAATATCTTACTCAGTTCCAAATCGACAGTTGCCAGCTTTTTGCAGGTCAAGGGATCTCTGGGCAAGCCTGAGGTTAAGGTGAATCCTGTTACGGCGCTTCAAAAAGGCACCTCATTGTGGGCGGCAATAATGACCGGAGGAATTTCAATGGCAGCCGAGATAGTCTTTGATTATGTGACTTCGGACGGAAGCCCTTGCGAAATTGCTCAACGAGAAATTAACCCTATAGAGTAG
- a CDS encoding glucosaminidase domain-containing protein, whose protein sequence is MMVSTVRGTVAVFLLVGFFGFQTVCGSEDMATAEAPVVATDRPLKRFDYDSVVQVEQLIKDLNYTPEAWQAGIREVPRLYITNIPLHWREKTSKELDVQTKKRVFFQFLGPLVLHSNELIQADRDRIKLIVKALRSGAAVNSEDQAFLREMATTYKVIEGEADLTDRTLQDTLLRRVDTLPPSLVLAQAAEESGWGTSRFAAEGNALFGMWTWSEKGVVPLQQRSELGNYKIASYETPLQSVVAYMNNLNTHNAYRELRARRAELRKAGVKVSGRELANTLTCYSERGQAYVNSLQSLIKMNKLQLADDAYLGDGPTILLIAVGEGAN, encoded by the coding sequence ATGATGGTATCAACGGTGCGTGGGACAGTTGCGGTATTTTTACTGGTCGGGTTCTTCGGATTCCAGACTGTTTGTGGTAGCGAAGACATGGCAACAGCAGAAGCTCCAGTCGTTGCTACAGATCGCCCGTTAAAGCGATTTGATTATGACTCTGTTGTGCAGGTCGAGCAACTCATCAAAGATCTCAACTATACGCCGGAGGCGTGGCAAGCTGGTATCCGCGAAGTGCCCAGACTGTACATTACCAATATCCCCCTGCATTGGCGCGAAAAGACCTCTAAGGAACTCGACGTACAAACAAAGAAGAGGGTCTTTTTCCAGTTCCTGGGGCCCCTGGTCCTGCACTCAAATGAGCTTATTCAAGCTGACCGTGACCGAATTAAATTGATTGTCAAGGCGCTTCGTTCAGGGGCTGCTGTCAACTCCGAAGATCAGGCCTTCTTGCGTGAGATGGCGACTACTTACAAAGTTATCGAAGGTGAAGCCGACCTGACTGATCGTACGCTACAGGACACGCTACTCCGTCGGGTAGACACACTTCCTCCGTCCCTGGTTTTGGCCCAAGCCGCCGAGGAGAGTGGCTGGGGAACCTCCAGATTCGCCGCCGAAGGCAATGCTCTGTTCGGCATGTGGACTTGGAGTGAAAAGGGCGTGGTTCCGTTGCAGCAGCGATCCGAACTCGGTAACTATAAAATCGCCTCCTATGAAACGCCGTTGCAGTCGGTTGTTGCCTACATGAACAACCTGAACACTCATAACGCGTACAGGGAACTGCGGGCTCGGCGGGCAGAGTTACGCAAGGCTGGTGTCAAGGTGAGCGGGCGGGAACTCGCGAATACATTGACATGTTATTCCGAACGAGGTCAGGCCTATGTCAATTCGCTACAATCACTTATAAAAATGAACAAGCTCCAGCTAGCTGACGACGCCTACCTTGGCGACGGACCAACGATACTGCTTATCGCGGTTGGTGAAGGCGCCAACTGA
- a CDS encoding Hsp20/alpha crystallin family protein — MGQKDISVRGGRELEGREQTHDLFIRPAVDIFETDEGLTLMADLPGVGKEDLNVDIEQGLLTVQAKAKTNLHAESRQREFLPGNFYRQFQLAEIFDAERISAEMKNGVLTLHVPKSEAAKPRHIEITVS; from the coding sequence ATGGGACAAAAAGATATTTCAGTAAGAGGCGGTCGCGAACTGGAAGGCCGTGAACAGACTCACGATCTTTTCATCCGGCCCGCTGTTGACATTTTTGAAACCGACGAGGGCTTAACCCTGATGGCTGATTTGCCTGGGGTTGGCAAGGAGGACTTGAACGTCGATATAGAGCAGGGGCTTTTGACTGTTCAGGCCAAGGCCAAAACAAATCTTCACGCTGAGTCTAGGCAGCGTGAATTCTTGCCAGGCAACTTCTACCGGCAATTTCAACTGGCAGAGATTTTTGATGCCGAAAGGATTTCGGCGGAAATGAAGAACGGGGTTCTGACCCTTCACGTGCCCAAATCCGAAGCCGCCAAACCTCGACATATAGAAATCACCGTATCATAA
- a CDS encoding PAS domain-containing sensor histidine kinase: protein MATQFSECGPTPVDQGWYKALADISPVGIFFTDVEGHCLHVNRRWCEISGLSPAQAEGNGWLLAIHEEDQENVSARWQTSIRNNQPFWAEYRFSSPQGKVTWVVGNARAVLSEDGIVTGHVGTITDIDKSKTQLVALEQLSTRFKTIIEQMPVLLFAFDSQARLCAWNNEAARITGYTASEMIGNPEAMELLCPDPDYRKKMLDLYKNKGDCYRNWEWQLVAKDGEVKDIAFSNISRSHPVDGWANWGVGIDITSLKGAERKLHERVKELTCLYKLSVRSNRPNLDLDEFLQDVVEIIPPACHYPETTCARIVFKEKIFQSEAFAVSAWRLSSDLNVRGQKVGLIEIYDKEQHPPMADGPFLLEERLLIDEISLQVSRTISHVLAKQDLRLLDELTAKTEELEQFAHTISHDLNTPLAAIAGFAELLNDRLAKGDLGQAHICAERISEITGRMEHRINELLNLAKIGKIIEPTDEVDFGEIIDEAINILAQRLSDSCIKVTKDKTFPKVLGDRERLLEVIENLLDNAIKYIGQQPNQVEIGCRFEPGQTVFFVKDNGIGVQEKHFDTIFELFKRLDKDSNGNGTGLAIIKRIIEAHGGRVWVESEGLGKGSCFCFTLGHVFSD, encoded by the coding sequence ATGGCGACCCAGTTCTCAGAATGCGGGCCAACACCTGTTGATCAGGGTTGGTACAAAGCACTTGCAGACATTTCGCCGGTCGGAATCTTTTTCACTGACGTCGAGGGGCATTGTCTCCATGTCAACCGCCGTTGGTGCGAAATTTCAGGACTTTCTCCCGCACAGGCAGAAGGTAACGGGTGGCTTCTGGCTATTCATGAAGAAGACCAGGAAAATGTTTCAGCACGCTGGCAGACCTCTATCAGGAACAACCAACCCTTTTGGGCCGAGTATCGTTTTTCGTCACCTCAGGGCAAGGTAACTTGGGTTGTTGGCAATGCCCGTGCGGTCCTCTCGGAAGACGGAATTGTCACCGGACACGTCGGAACGATAACGGATATTGACAAGAGCAAAACACAGCTTGTTGCCCTGGAGCAGCTCAGTACTCGGTTCAAAACGATCATCGAACAAATGCCGGTGCTCTTGTTTGCCTTTGATTCTCAAGCTCGATTATGTGCATGGAACAACGAAGCCGCGCGGATTACAGGCTATACCGCCAGTGAAATGATTGGTAATCCGGAGGCAATGGAACTGCTTTGTCCAGATCCTGATTATCGGAAGAAAATGTTAGACCTCTACAAAAACAAAGGAGATTGCTACCGTAATTGGGAATGGCAGTTGGTCGCAAAAGACGGCGAGGTGAAAGACATCGCTTTTTCAAATATTTCAAGGAGTCATCCCGTTGATGGGTGGGCAAATTGGGGCGTCGGCATCGACATAACATCCCTTAAAGGAGCAGAAAGAAAATTACACGAGCGCGTCAAGGAGTTAACCTGTCTTTACAAACTCTCTGTTAGGTCAAACCGTCCCAATCTTGATCTGGACGAATTCCTTCAGGATGTCGTTGAAATCATTCCCCCGGCCTGTCACTACCCGGAAACAACCTGTGCCCGGATTGTTTTTAAAGAAAAGATCTTCCAGAGCGAGGCTTTTGCTGTATCAGCATGGAGGCTTTCAAGCGACCTGAATGTCCGCGGCCAAAAAGTAGGACTCATAGAAATCTATGATAAGGAGCAACACCCACCCATGGCAGATGGCCCTTTCCTTTTAGAGGAACGCCTGCTGATCGATGAAATATCATTACAGGTATCAAGGACCATCAGCCATGTTTTGGCTAAACAGGATCTAAGGTTGCTCGATGAGCTTACGGCCAAAACGGAAGAACTCGAGCAGTTTGCTCACACCATTTCGCACGACTTAAATACTCCCCTGGCAGCAATTGCAGGCTTTGCCGAGCTACTCAATGATCGACTCGCTAAAGGTGACCTTGGTCAGGCCCATATTTGCGCTGAGCGCATCTCAGAGATCACAGGCCGCATGGAACATCGCATCAATGAACTGCTCAACCTTGCCAAAATAGGTAAAATTATTGAGCCGACTGATGAAGTCGATTTTGGCGAAATCATCGACGAAGCGATCAATATTCTGGCACAAAGATTAAGCGATAGTTGCATAAAGGTGACAAAGGATAAGACCTTCCCGAAGGTCCTGGGTGATCGGGAACGCCTGCTTGAAGTCATTGAAAACCTGCTGGACAACGCCATCAAATATATTGGTCAACAACCAAACCAGGTTGAAATCGGCTGTCGGTTCGAACCTGGCCAAACCGTATTTTTCGTCAAAGATAACGGTATTGGTGTTCAAGAGAAACATTTTGACACTATTTTTGAACTTTTTAAGCGACTTGATAAAGACAGCAATGGAAACGGAACCGGGTTGGCCATTATCAAAAGAATCATTGAAGCGCATGGAGGACGTGTCTGGGTAGAGTCTGAAGGATTAGGCAAAGGATCCTGTTTCTGTTTCACCTTGGGCCACGTTTTTTCTGACTGA
- the lon gene encoding endopeptidase La has translation MDSQSQTYTLPVLPLKNAVCFPGLAMPVTIQDPAAVHAVEAALAVELKRVALFVQKNINQTNPRGNDLYSIGTTANLTVVARFGSTLQVIIQSLERVEVVHFTQQQPFLKAQVRPEPVTTRQSVESEALQREVLDLSGQYLALSNPDVDHKLPLVVASGVGFMVTVYTLAKLLQLDLAKEQALLEAPDDNQAMSTLRGFLRHEIQILEVRKKISDRANDTMSKEQHDYILREQIRAMQQELGEGTPETETSGLREKLAQSSLPESIQAEVEKEMSRLEQLPSSSPEHQVLLSHLSLTLDLPWDRVTTDNLDLQNARQVLDEDHYNLKEIKERIVEQLAVMKLNPQAKSPILCLVGPPGVGKTSLGHSIARALDRKFDRFSLGGMHDEAELRGHRRTYIGAMPGRVIQSIRRAGTKNPLIMLDEIDKLGHDFRGDPASALMEILDPEQNNTFHDNYLDLPFDLSKVFFITTANTVDAIPKPLLDRMETLHLSGYSDEEKIEIANRYLFPRQRSEAGLQDDQLFLPEETLATIIRRYTREAGVRELERMLGRLARKVAVPFAQGETSPSTIGISDLPEMLGPERFFAEQLRQNLLPGVATGLAWTEAGGDVLYIEAIELPEGEKLTMTGHLGEVMKESAIAANSYVLSHCQEFDIKKTAEAVHIHVPAGAIPKDGPSAGVTIATALASLYTGRVVRNDTAMTGEITLSGLVLPVGGVKEKILAARRAGIKRVILPRENQKDLTSLPDEVKAEMDLIFVERIEDVLFAAFPSEHIEETRQQ, from the coding sequence ATGGACTCTCAAAGTCAGACATACACATTGCCAGTCTTGCCTTTGAAAAATGCCGTGTGCTTTCCTGGCTTAGCTATGCCTGTCACAATTCAAGACCCTGCCGCAGTCCATGCCGTTGAAGCGGCTTTGGCTGTTGAGCTAAAGAGAGTTGCTCTCTTTGTCCAGAAAAATATCAACCAAACAAACCCCAGGGGCAATGACCTCTACTCAATTGGCACCACGGCAAACCTCACCGTCGTGGCAAGGTTTGGCTCAACCCTGCAAGTTATCATCCAGAGTCTTGAGCGCGTCGAAGTTGTTCATTTTACCCAGCAGCAACCTTTCCTGAAAGCCCAAGTAAGACCAGAACCGGTGACAACAAGGCAAAGTGTCGAGAGTGAGGCATTGCAGCGAGAGGTCCTTGACCTATCCGGTCAATATCTAGCTCTCAGCAACCCCGATGTTGACCACAAACTCCCGCTTGTGGTCGCGTCGGGCGTAGGCTTTATGGTGACCGTTTACACTTTGGCCAAACTGCTGCAGCTTGATCTGGCTAAGGAACAAGCCCTGCTGGAAGCGCCGGATGACAACCAGGCCATGTCGACACTCCGGGGGTTTCTGCGTCACGAAATTCAGATTCTTGAGGTTCGCAAGAAAATCTCCGATCGTGCAAATGACACAATGAGCAAGGAACAGCACGATTATATCCTGCGCGAGCAAATCAGAGCCATGCAGCAGGAGTTAGGAGAGGGGACCCCGGAGACAGAGACCTCTGGCTTAAGAGAAAAACTCGCGCAGAGCTCTTTGCCGGAGAGTATTCAAGCCGAGGTTGAAAAAGAGATGTCTCGTCTTGAACAGCTTCCCTCCTCGTCACCGGAACACCAGGTCCTGCTCTCCCATTTGAGCTTAACCCTTGATCTGCCGTGGGACAGGGTGACAACCGATAACCTCGACTTACAGAATGCTCGCCAGGTCCTTGATGAAGACCACTACAATTTGAAAGAAATAAAAGAGCGCATTGTCGAACAGCTTGCCGTCATGAAACTCAACCCGCAAGCCAAGTCTCCCATTCTCTGCCTGGTGGGGCCGCCGGGAGTCGGCAAAACCTCACTGGGGCATTCAATCGCCAGGGCATTGGATCGTAAGTTTGACCGGTTCAGCCTTGGTGGCATGCATGACGAAGCGGAACTTCGTGGCCACAGGCGTACATATATAGGGGCTATGCCGGGCAGAGTCATTCAGTCCATTCGCCGGGCAGGGACCAAAAACCCGCTGATCATGCTCGATGAAATCGACAAACTCGGCCATGACTTTAGAGGTGATCCAGCTTCTGCATTGATGGAAATTCTGGATCCGGAGCAGAACAACACGTTCCACGATAACTACCTTGACCTTCCTTTCGATCTCTCCAAGGTGTTTTTTATTACCACGGCCAATACGGTCGATGCCATTCCCAAACCCTTGCTCGACCGGATGGAAACGCTACATTTAAGCGGCTACAGCGATGAGGAGAAAATCGAGATTGCGAATCGGTATCTCTTCCCCCGTCAGAGAAGCGAAGCGGGCCTGCAAGACGATCAACTCTTTCTCCCGGAAGAAACCCTGGCAACGATCATTCGACGCTATACACGTGAAGCTGGAGTCCGCGAACTCGAGCGCATGCTGGGTCGTCTGGCACGAAAGGTTGCGGTTCCCTTTGCCCAGGGAGAAACGTCTCCGTCCACCATTGGGATCTCCGATTTGCCGGAGATGCTTGGCCCTGAGCGTTTTTTTGCAGAGCAGCTTCGCCAGAACCTTCTACCCGGAGTCGCCACCGGGCTGGCCTGGACAGAGGCTGGTGGCGATGTCCTTTACATCGAAGCCATCGAACTTCCAGAAGGTGAAAAGTTGACGATGACCGGCCACCTCGGTGAAGTGATGAAAGAATCGGCCATTGCCGCGAACAGCTACGTACTTTCTCACTGCCAGGAATTCGATATCAAAAAAACCGCAGAAGCCGTGCATATTCACGTCCCGGCGGGCGCCATCCCCAAGGATGGCCCCTCTGCCGGGGTCACTATAGCGACAGCTTTAGCCTCTCTCTACACGGGACGGGTTGTACGCAACGACACAGCGATGACCGGAGAAATTACTTTAAGTGGGCTGGTGCTGCCTGTCGGTGGCGTCAAGGAAAAGATCCTCGCCGCCAGGCGGGCCGGCATCAAGCGCGTGATCCTTCCGCGTGAGAATCAAAAGGACTTGACCTCGCTACCGGACGAGGTCAAGGCCGAGATGGACTTGATCTTCGTTGAACGGATTGAAGACGTTTTGTTCGCTGCCTTTCCTTCGGAACACATTGAAGAAACAAGACAGCAATAA
- a CDS encoding Hsp20/alpha crystallin family protein produces MEMDILKEMESLRREIDGAFKGFGMGSFLEPSFLPGMGLKRFPQINVAQDNDNVFVEALVPGVEAKDLDLTVMRGVLTLTGERKEETGPQRTWHRRERGHGKFMRTVDLPCDVDADKIVAKFSNGVLLVTMPIQEQAKPKKISVKAH; encoded by the coding sequence ATGGAAATGGACATTTTAAAAGAAATGGAAAGTTTGCGTCGAGAAATTGATGGTGCTTTCAAAGGGTTTGGAATGGGGTCTTTTTTAGAACCTTCATTTCTCCCGGGTATGGGTTTGAAACGATTTCCCCAGATCAATGTTGCGCAAGACAATGACAACGTCTTCGTTGAGGCTCTTGTCCCTGGCGTCGAGGCCAAGGACCTTGATCTGACAGTAATGCGCGGTGTTTTAACCCTCACCGGAGAGCGCAAAGAAGAAACCGGTCCTCAACGAACCTGGCATCGTCGCGAGCGCGGCCATGGCAAGTTTATGCGGACCGTAGACCTGCCTTGCGATGTTGACGCGGACAAGATTGTCGCCAAGTTCAGCAACGGCGTCCTTTTGGTTACGATGCCGATTCAGGAACAGGCCAAGCCAAAGAAAATTTCAGTCAAAGCCCACTAA
- the htpG gene encoding molecular chaperone HtpG, which translates to MSVSKRKFKAEVNKILDLMIHSLYSHKEIFLRELISNASDAIDKARYLSLTDKAINPTGDDWQIELIPDVEAGTLTVRDNGIGLTRDEAAEALGTIAHSGTKEFLKLLESNKAKDNPELIGQFGVGFYSAFMVADQVTVLTRRADAAPDEAIRWKSEADGNYTLEDITKDTRGTDVILHLKEEEKAYLKEWEIRKVVKQYSDFIEYPVVMEVIRNQPDPDDKEKTVEKTELETLNSRKAIWIKDKSEVSEEEYNEFYKHISHDFNDPAKTIHYRAEGTTEFSVLLYLPKERPFDIHYQDYKIGPTLYVRRVQIMDHCEAMLPTYLRFVKGVVESADLPLNVSREILQDNKVVSVIKKNITKKVLDTLTAMKNEDLEAYTAFYDQFGRILKEGIHHDFERKDAIAELLLFESTKTEPGKKITLAEYVERMAEEQKEIYYMTGPDRATAESSPYLEVFKEKGLEVLLMTDDIDDLIISSLGKYKEKELQSAVKGDLDLGDGDKKEEKQKEYSDLLVLMKEQLKDVVAEVRVSGRLKDSAVCLVAGEHDLDPQMEKMFRAMGQNVPQGQRSLEVNPDHPLITKMQALFVADAKDDRLSEYVDLLYDQALLLEGDRPRDPVAFAKAMSQLMAEVA; encoded by the coding sequence ATGTCAGTAAGTAAACGTAAGTTCAAAGCTGAGGTTAACAAGATTCTCGACCTTATGATTCACTCCCTCTACTCGCACAAGGAGATTTTCCTCCGCGAGTTGATCTCCAATGCGTCCGACGCCATCGACAAAGCCCGCTATCTGTCGCTGACCGATAAGGCCATCAACCCGACAGGCGACGACTGGCAGATCGAGTTAATCCCCGATGTCGAGGCTGGCACATTGACAGTGCGCGATAACGGCATTGGCCTGACCCGCGACGAAGCCGCCGAGGCACTTGGTACCATTGCCCACTCAGGCACCAAGGAGTTTCTCAAACTACTCGAAAGCAACAAGGCCAAGGACAACCCCGAGTTGATCGGCCAATTCGGGGTCGGCTTCTACTCCGCTTTCATGGTCGCCGACCAGGTCACTGTCCTGACACGCCGCGCCGACGCAGCGCCCGATGAAGCCATCCGCTGGAAGTCTGAGGCCGACGGCAACTACACCCTTGAAGACATCACCAAGGATACGCGCGGTACCGATGTCATCCTCCATCTCAAGGAGGAAGAAAAAGCGTACTTAAAGGAGTGGGAGATTCGCAAGGTCGTCAAGCAATACTCCGATTTCATCGAGTACCCGGTGGTGATGGAAGTGATCCGCAATCAGCCCGATCCCGATGATAAAGAAAAGACGGTTGAGAAAACCGAGCTTGAAACCCTCAACTCGCGCAAGGCGATCTGGATCAAGGACAAGAGTGAGGTCAGCGAAGAGGAATACAACGAATTCTATAAGCACATTTCCCATGACTTCAACGATCCGGCCAAAACGATTCATTACCGGGCAGAAGGTACCACTGAATTCTCGGTTCTCCTCTACCTGCCGAAGGAACGACCCTTCGATATCCACTATCAGGACTACAAAATCGGTCCGACCCTCTACGTGCGTCGGGTACAAATCATGGATCATTGCGAAGCGATGCTCCCTACCTATCTGCGCTTCGTCAAAGGGGTGGTCGAATCAGCCGATCTGCCGCTCAACGTTAGTCGTGAGATATTGCAGGACAACAAGGTCGTCAGCGTTATCAAGAAGAACATCACCAAGAAGGTTCTCGACACACTGACGGCGATGAAGAACGAGGACCTGGAGGCCTACACCGCGTTCTACGATCAGTTCGGCCGCATCCTCAAAGAAGGGATTCACCACGATTTCGAGCGCAAGGACGCCATCGCCGAGCTGCTGCTCTTCGAGTCGACCAAGACCGAGCCGGGCAAGAAAATCACCCTTGCCGAGTATGTTGAGCGCATGGCAGAGGAGCAAAAAGAGATTTACTACATGACCGGCCCCGATCGGGCTACTGCCGAGTCGTCCCCTTATCTGGAAGTTTTCAAGGAGAAGGGTTTAGAGGTGTTGTTGATGACCGACGACATCGACGATCTCATTATCAGCAGCCTGGGGAAATACAAGGAGAAAGAGCTTCAGTCAGCCGTCAAGGGAGACCTTGATCTGGGTGACGGCGACAAGAAGGAAGAGAAACAAAAGGAGTACAGCGACCTGCTGGTGTTGATGAAGGAGCAGCTCAAGGACGTGGTCGCCGAGGTGCGTGTCTCAGGACGGCTCAAGGACTCAGCGGTCTGCCTGGTTGCTGGCGAGCATGATCTTGACCCGCAGATGGAAAAGATGTTCCGCGCCATGGGCCAGAACGTCCCCCAGGGGCAACGTTCCCTCGAAGTTAATCCTGACCACCCTCTGATTACAAAAATGCAGGCGCTCTTTGTCGCCGACGCCAAGGACGACCGGCTCAGTGAGTATGTCGACCTTCTCTATGATCAGGCTTTGTTGCTTGAAGGCGACCGCCCGCGTGATCCGGTGGCCTTTGCCAAGGCAATGTCCCAGTTGATGGCTGAGGTGGCATAA
- a CDS encoding universal stress protein yields MSYKTILVHINSDKRCAARLEVAIQLAKKYEACLVGLHAFFPYTPPGYIMAHMGAEVIAAQQKLATEAMSQTGEAFHKQTSAAGLENKEWHTAHDDPVSAMSWQARYADLLVIGQTTDDSGIDKDFPERLILAAGRPVLVVPEVGDFPCVGKRIIIAWNASWEAARAVTNAIPFLKLADKVYVITVQSKASENESISTEQIVQYLSRHGVGVEVEESHGVEIGVANELLSRASDLSVDLLVMGCYGHSRVREWILGGATRTTLESMTIPVLMSH; encoded by the coding sequence ATGAGCTACAAAACCATACTTGTTCATATCAATTCAGACAAACGTTGTGCAGCGCGCCTTGAAGTTGCTATTCAGTTGGCTAAGAAATACGAGGCCTGTCTGGTTGGGCTACACGCATTTTTTCCATACACCCCACCCGGATACATAATGGCTCATATGGGGGCTGAGGTAATCGCGGCCCAGCAGAAGCTTGCTACCGAGGCCATGTCACAAACGGGAGAGGCTTTTCATAAACAAACTTCAGCTGCTGGCTTAGAGAATAAGGAATGGCATACTGCTCACGATGACCCAGTCTCTGCCATGTCATGGCAAGCACGCTATGCTGATCTTCTTGTCATTGGTCAGACTACAGACGACTCGGGAATCGATAAGGATTTCCCAGAACGTTTAATCCTTGCTGCCGGGCGACCAGTCCTGGTTGTGCCGGAAGTTGGTGATTTTCCCTGCGTAGGAAAGCGTATTATTATTGCGTGGAATGCAAGTTGGGAGGCAGCACGCGCCGTTACTAATGCGATCCCTTTTCTCAAGCTGGCAGACAAGGTCTATGTTATAACGGTCCAATCAAAAGCGAGCGAGAACGAAAGCATCTCCACGGAACAGATAGTTCAGTATCTCTCTCGTCATGGTGTCGGCGTCGAGGTGGAAGAGAGCCATGGTGTCGAAATCGGGGTTGCCAATGAACTGCTGTCACGAGCATCAGATTTATCTGTCGACCTGCTTGTCATGGGTTGTTATGGGCATTCTCGAGTCAGGGAGTGGATTCTCGGTGGTGCGACCCGCACCACATTGGAATCAATGACCATTCCGGTACTCATGTCCCACTAG